In Planctomycetota bacterium, the DNA window AAGGGCTCGACGTGCACGTCGCTGGCCCGCAGCCGGATGGCCTCGAGGATGACCAGATTGACCAGGTTGATCAGCGACGGCTGCTCGGCCATCCGGTGCAGGTCTTCGGCCTCGATGGACTCGAGGTTGGCCAGCATCTCGTCGTCGTCGCCCGCCTGCCCGAGGTTGGCCGCCATCGCGGCGGCGGTCGTGCCGTACTCCCGCTGCACGAGTGCGCGGAAGGCCGGCTCGGCGATCGCCACGGGCGCGACGGGCCTGCCGGCGAGCATCGAGGCCTCGTCGGCCGACGCCCAGTCGCTCGGGTCGAGCATTGCCAGCACGAGGCGGCCCTGCCGCTCGCCCACCGGTGCCGCGTGCAGCCGCGCGACGTCGTCGCCCGATAGCAACCGCGCAATCGACGGCTCGACCGATGGTGGCTCGGTGAGCATCGCGGGCGGATCCGGGGGCGCACCGGCCGCGCCGTTCGCGACGGGCGATCCACTCGCGCCCGACGCGGCGTCACCGCGCGCCGGCGGCTGGCCGTTGGCCGGCGCCGCGGCGCGCGTCTCCCCTGCCACCGCCGATGGCTCCAACTGGGTCAACCTCCCCCGCCGAACTGGCGGATCACCGCGTCGGCGTCGAAACCCGACGAGGCGGACTTGGGCAGCCGCTCGGCCTGCTCGGGCGTGAGCAGGTCGCGGAGTCGCTGCTCGAATCGCTCGTCGATGGACTTGCGGTCGGCCGCGGCCTCGGTCGTCTTCGTGTCGTCGCCGCCCCAGCCGAACCAGGTGTCCTCGCCGGACTGCTGCTCGTCGATGGCCTCGGACCACCGCTGGTTGACGGGCGCCGCCTCGCGGGCGTATGCCTGCCGCAGGGCCTCGAGGCCCTCCCGCTGGGCGGTGTCTAGGTCGTCGAACTTCCCCGCGGCGTCCATCAATCGCTCCGCGCTGCTCTCGCGGTAGACCTGCGGCCAGGTCCGCCGCTTGACCTCCAGGTCCCAGATCGGCTGCTGTTCGGGCGGCAGCGCCAGCTTGACCTGCCGGGCAAAACGCTCGTTGATGCCCTTGGCTTGCAGGCCAAGCTCCCGCATCGTGGCCATCTGCTCCTGCCAGGTCTCCATCATGGCCCCGCCCCACAGGTCCTCGTCGGGGTCGGCCATCTTCTCGAGTTGGGTGCGGCTGGTGCCGAGCATAAGGTCGATGAACCGCTTGTTGACGCCGTCGATCTCGGTCTCGTAGCTCTGCAGCGCCGCGGAAACGGCCTCGTTGTCATCGACCTCGGACTGCTTGCGGATCGCGTACAGGTCGATGCCCGCGCCGCTGATGGTGCCCATCTGGGAGGCCACCTCCCGCCGCCGCGCCCGCTCGACGCGGACGAATGCCTCTTCCTGCGCAGGCTCGAAGGCCAGCATCTTCAGGTCGGCCATGAAGTCGCTCTCGAGCGTGTCGGCCCGGTCCATGAACGCGAGCATGATCTTGCCGATCGCGGGCATGGACGCCTCCCAGTCCCGCGTTTCTTGCATCTCGTCCTGGATCTGCCGCATCGCCTCGCTGATGGTGTCGACCATCTGCTTGTACTCGTCGAGATAGCCCTCGTGGAGCATCATCATGGTGCTCCGCTGGTCGCCGTCGAAGCGCATCAACTCGCCGTAGCCGCTGGCGGCATCCCGCGAGATGGCGTAGTCCATGAACTCGCTGGCGTCGCCGCCCATGCCCATGCCGAACTGGGCTCGGGCCGGGCTCGCCGCGGCCAAGACCAGCCCGACCGCCAGGGCGGCCAGCCCCAGCATGAAACCACACGACGACCGCCGGCACGCGAGGCCACGATCGCGCCACGTCTTCTGCAATTGAATTCTCATATATCCCCCGATGCCGCGGCCGGCGAATGCTGGGCCGCACGGGTGCGTATTCCGCTCCGGCGGCATCCCGTTGCACGTCCGCGATCGGGCGTGCGTTCGGTAACCCGTCCCAGTCTAACAGCTTACCCGCCGATCCGGACGCCCCTCGACCCCGAAATCTGCGGCACGAATACCCCCGGAGCGGGCTCGTTGTCGGCAGCCGGCAGCCCCTCGAGCTGCGCGGCGGACAGGATCGCCGCGAGCCGATCCTCGATCCGCCGATCGAGGCCGGCCAGCGAATCCCCCGCGCGACTCCGGGCGGTCTCCTCCTCGCCTTCGCCCACGAAGTGGATCTGAACGCCGGGCGGCATGGTGCTCTCCGCCTCCTCCTCCCGCTCGCCGGCGACCCAGGTGGCCCGGATGGCGTCGGCCTCGTGCACGTGCCGATCGCGGAGCGCGACCAGGTCGGACCGCTGGGCGTCGTCGAGGTCCTCGATCGCCAGGGCGGCCTCCAGCCGGCGCTCCGCGGAGGTCGGCCGGTACACCCGCGGGAAGCCGCGCTCCAGCCAGGCGGTCCGCAGCGCGGCGGCGGGCTCGTCGCCCAGCACGCCCGCCAGGGCCCGCAGCGTGGACTCGCCCGACGCCTCGATGCGGGCATCGATCGCCCGGAGCTGCGCGAAGGGATCGTCGGCCCCGTCGTCGACGGCCAGCATGATCAGCATGTCGCCCTCGGGCTCCTCGATGGCCTCCGCGCGGCGGGCTCGCTCCTGCAAGGCGGCATCGACCCGCAACTCCCATTGGCGGAGGATCTCGGCCGCGTCGGAGTCGCCCGCAGCATCAGGGTGCACCTCGTGCAGCAGGTCCTCGATGTCCACGCGGGCGAGCGCACGCGACGCCTCGCCCAGCGACTTGTCCCGCCGGTAGCGGCGCTCGACGCGGGGCCAGCGTTCGTCCTGCTCGGGCGTGAGCATCGCCCGCAGATCGCCCAGGAGCATGGACTCGAGTTCGTTGATGGCGCTCGCCCGCGCGTCGCTCACCTCGGCCATGCGTCCCAGCAGGTGTTCGATCTGGCCCTCGTCCATGTCCTCGCGGACGCGCTCGATGGCCGCACGGAAGGCGTCGTCGGCCGCGACGCGGCCCGAGCGGAAATCCTCGAAGAGCGTGCGGGCGATGTCGCGCTGGGTCTCGTCCAGCTCGAGGTAGCCCGCGTATCGCTCGACGGACTCCAGCGAGAGCCGCGAGGGGCCCGCGCCCCCCATGCTTACGCCGCGGGTCATGACCACCGAGCGTTCCTGGGCCAAAGCCAGGGGTGGGAGCAGCGTGCAGGCGAGTGCGACGATGGCGGCGGCGCGCAGCATGGTCGGTCTCCGGGATGGCCGCCCGCGGATGGCGACAATCCCGAAGATGCGCCCGGTCCGAGCGGTCGTCCCGGCGGGCGCGAAAAACCCTCTTTGCTGCAAATCGGGCCTCAGAATCGCCTGCGGGCGTCGCCCCCGCGGCCCCGCCGTCCGCGATCGCCCCGGCCGCCGCGCTCCCGGGCCTCGGGCCCCGCGGCCTCCTCCACGGCGGCGATCTGGGTCTCGTCGAGGATGGAGCGGAGCTGCTCGATGGCCCGCTCGCCGATGTCGCGGCGCTCGACGAATAGCTCGCGAGTGGCGTCGTCCCCGCCGCGATCGCCGCCGCGGGCGCGGCCGATGAAATCGCGGAGGGTCATGCTCTCCTCGGCGGACTGGATGGCCCGGGCGAGCCGGCCGTTGACCTCCGACATACGCCGGGTGGTCACGTCGGCGACGGCCTGGACCTGCTCGCGCTGATCGGGCGTGAGCCCCTCGAGGGCTGCGGCCGCCTCGATTGCGCGGGACGCCCGCGTGGGGCGGTACACCGTCGGGAAGCTGGCGCGCTCCACGGCGGCGGTGAAGGCATCGGCCTGCTCGGGGGCCAGGAAGCCCTCGATCCGCCGGGCGAAGGACCGGTGCGTGTCGCGGACACGCTCGCTGTCGCCGCGGGCGTCCTCCACGAAGCTCTGCAGCTCGTCGAAGCGCCGCTCGCGGAACAGCTCGGCGCCCTGCTCGTAGGCCGCGTTGCGCTGCACGAGCGCGCGATCGAGGGCCAGCTCGTATTCGGCCAGCACCGCGTCGACGTCGCTCGCGGCCCCCTCGGACAGGTCCATATCGCGAACGATGGCGAACAGGTCCACCCGCTCGCCCGACATCAGCCCGCGGGGCAGCGTCGTCGCGCGGCGATGGGCCCGCTCGACGCGGGGCCAGGCGGCCTCCTGTTCGGGCGTGAGCACGGCCTGCATGTCGGCCATGAACTGCTCCTCTGAGACGCGGACGCGCTCGGTCGTCGACTCGCGGAGCTCGCGAACGCCCTCCCAGGCCGATCGGTCGCGGGTCTCCTCGAATTCGTCGCGGGCCCGCTGCATCGCCTCGCGCATGCCGTCGACGGCCGACTGCACGCCATCGATGTACTCCTCGTGGAGCACGCCCAGGATCTCGCGCTGGTCGGCGTCGAGTCCCAGCAGGTCGCCGTACTGGGCGAGCCGCTCGCGGGTAACCTGCGGGCCCTGGTCGCCGCCGCCGAAGAACTGGGCGTGAGCGGTCCCGGGCGCCAAGAGCAGCACGGCGATTGCGATGCCGGCCGGACCGATCAGGGTGCGAATCGCGGAGCGCCTCAGCATGGGTCAGTCCCCCTTGGGGTGTCGTGGCATGGACTCCACCCGCGGCCCCGGCCGCCGGTCGCCTGCAGCGGGTCAACGCTGGGCCCAGCACACTATTGCCGACCCAGGGCCGCGGCGTCACTACGCTTGCGGCTTCCCATGCTCCGCAAGGTCCTGCACAGCAAGATCCACCTGGCGACCGTGACAGCGGCGCGGCCGGACTACGTGGGCTCGCTGACCATCGATCGCCGGCTCTTGCGGGCCGTCGGGATGCGGGCCAGCGACGCCATCGAGGTGGCCAACACCGCCAACGGCGAGCGATTCGAGACCTACGTCTTCCTGGGCGGGCCCGGGCAGATCGAGGTCAACGGGGCGGCGGCGGCCCTGGTGACGCCCGGCGACCGCCTCATCATCATGCACTACGCGCTCATGGACGACGGCGAATACCGCCGGCACCGCCCGCGGGTGGCCGTCGCCGGCGAGGGCAACACCGTGGACCGCCTGCTCCGCTACGAGCCCGGGCCCTAGCCCGCCGCCGACGAGGCAGCACTGGCGACGGCGGGCCGCAGCAGCCCCTCGTGGCTGGCCCAGAAGCGATCGAAGCTGGCGGCGATCGAGAACTGCTGCGACCACGGCGTCGCAGCCGCACCCATCGCCCGTCGGCGGTCGTGGTCGATGCACAGCCGCGCGATCGCCTCGATCCAGGCCCCGGGATCGCCCGCGGGCAGCACCAGGCCCGTGCGGCCGTCGTCGACCACCTCCTTCGGACCGCCCTCATCCCCCACGACCACCGGGATGCCGGCGGACTGGCTCTCGAGCACGACCTGGCCCAGCGTGTCGGTGCGGGAGGGGAACACGAACAGGTCGGCCGACGCGTAGAGCGTCGCAAGCTCCCGGCCTCGCTTCTCGCCCAGGAACACCGCGCCGTGGGGCGCAAGCTCGTCCTCCATCTCGC includes these proteins:
- the panD gene encoding aspartate 1-decarboxylase, with amino-acid sequence MLRKVLHSKIHLATVTAARPDYVGSLTIDRRLLRAVGMRASDAIEVANTANGERFETYVFLGGPGQIEVNGAAAALVTPGDRLIIMHYALMDDGEYRRHRPRVAVAGEGNTVDRLLRYEPGP